A single window of Larimichthys crocea isolate SSNF chromosome XII, L_crocea_2.0, whole genome shotgun sequence DNA harbors:
- the rorcb gene encoding RAR-related orphan receptor C b isoform X2 — protein MRAQIEVIPCKICGDKSSGIHYGVITCEGCKGFFRRSQQNNAMYSCSRQRNCLIDRTNRNRCQHCRLQKCLALGMSRDAVKFGRMSKKQRDSLYAEVQKHQKSQECAGSGGGGSTALSLPKEDGVCGSGREDCEEGLSRSYSTGGSSSTLSDLDDIAALPDLFDLPLTPEEASEYCSLELLGGGASTGNTSNSSSSSSSSSSLSNQNSPQQTMLDGADGNGIQLLHTHSHTHALLEHTHALLDHLPDDCSITDLERITQSIVKSHLETCQYSAEDMKRFTWAQYTPEETRAFQNKSAEWMWQQCAHHITNAIQYVVEFAKRIAGFMDLCQNDQIILLKAGCLEVLLIRMCRAFNVNNSTIFFNGKFAPAQFFKALGCDDLVSAVFDLGKGLCRLQLSDEEMALFSAAVLLSPDRTWLTEGQKVQKLQEKVYLALQHSLHKSGASDEKLDKMVSKLPIMKSICNLHIDKLEFFRLIHPETAYSFPPLYREVFGSEMSLPDSTDS, from the exons atgagAG CTCAGATCGAGGTCATCCCCTGTAAGATCTGTGGGGACAAGTCCTCAGGAATCCACTATGGAGTCATCACCTGCGAAGGCTGCAAG GGTTTCTTCCGTCGCAGTCAGCAGAACAATGCCATGTACTCTTGTTCCCGCCAGAGGAACTGCCTGATCGACCGAACTAACCGTAACCGCTGCCAGCACTGCCGTCTACAGAAGTGTCTGGCTTTGGGCATGAGTAGAGATG cggTTAAGTTCGGTCGTATGTCTAAGAAACAGCGTGACAGCCTCTACGCTGAGGTGCAGAAACACCAAAAGTCCCAGGAGTGTGCGGGCTCTGGAGGCGGGGGCTCTACAGCTCTGTCCTTGCCCAAGGAGGACGGTGTCTGTGGCAGTGGCAGGGAGGACTGTGAAGAGGGTCTGAGTCGGTCCTATAGCACCGGGGGGTCCAGCTCCACTCTCAGCGACCTGGATGACATTGCGGCACTGCCTGACCTATTTGACCTCCCGCTGACCCCTGAGGAGGCGAGCGAGTACTGCAGCCTGGAGCTGCTCGGCGGAGGGGCCAGCACCGGGAACACCTCCAACTCAtcgtcctcttcttcctcttcctcatccttgTCCAATCAGAATTCCCCACAGCAGACGATGCTGGACGGCGCAGACGGCAATGGGATCCAGCTCCTgcatacacactctcacacacatgcgctgctggaacacacacatgcactgctgGACCATCTGCCTGATGACTGCTCAATAACAGACCTCG agcGCATCACTCAGAGTATTGTTAAGTCTCACTTGGAGACGTGTCAGTACAGCGCTGAAGACATGAAGAGATTCACCTGGGCACAATACACACCGGAGGAAACGCGTGCTTTTCAAAACAAG TCAGCTGAGTGGATGTGGCAGCAGTGCGCACACCACATCACCAATGCCATTCAGTATGTGGTGGAGTTTGCCAAACGCATTGCAGGCTTCATGGACCTCTGCCAGAATGATCAGATTATATTGCTGAAAGCAG GCTGTCTGGAAGTCCTGCTGATACGTATGTGCCGAGCTTTCAACGTCAACAACAGCACCATTTTCTTCAATGGGAAATTTGCCCCGGCACAGTTCTTCAAAGCACTTG GTTGTGATGACCTAGTAAGTGCTGTGTTTGACCTCGGAAAAGGACTCTGTCGTCTACAGCTGTCTGATGAAGAGATGGCTCTGTTTAGTGCTGCCGTCCTTCTATCTCCTG ATCGGACCTGGCTAACAGAAGGCCAAAAGGTTCAGAAACTCCAGGAGAAAGTCTACCTGGCTCTGCAGCACAGTCTACATAAGAGTGGTGCTTCTGACGAGAAACTGGACAAG ATGGTGTCCAAGCTGCCCATAATGAAGTCTATCTGTAACCTCCACATCGATAAACTTGAGTTTTTCCGTTTGATCCACCCAGAGACCGCATACAGTTTCCCACCACTATACCGGGAAGTGTTTGGCAGCGAGATGTCCCTGCCGGACTCCACCGACAGTTAG
- the LOC104929641 gene encoding endophilin-A2 isoform X2 translates to MSVAGFKKQFYKASQLVSEKVGGAEGTKLDEDFKDLERRADVTSKAVVEVITKTSEYLQPNPATRAKLSMLNTVSKIRGQVNSPGYPQPEGLLGECMTKYGCDMGKETNFGGALIDIGDSMKRMAEIKDSLDIDVKQNFIDPLQGVAEKDIKDIQHHLKKLEGRRLDYDYKKKRQGKIPDEEIRQALEKFHESKEMAEGSMHNLLETDVEQVSQLSSFVESMLQYHRQAAQILEELSDKLSQRVTEAHSRPRQKYTPKPRPAFDYGELENSNGGYSPAAASPPAYSPAEPCCKAMYDFEPENEGELGFHEGDTITLVRQIDENWFEGMLRGRTGFFPNNYVEVVVPLPH, encoded by the exons ATGTCCGTGGCGGGATTTAAGAAGCAATTTTACAAAGCGAGTCAG TTGGTGAGTGAGAAGGTCGGAGGTGCAGAGGGAACCAAACTGGATGAAGACTTCAAGGACCTCGAGAGG AGAGCAGATGTTACCAGCAAAGCAGTGGTGGAAGTCATCACTAAAACATCAGAGTACCTCCAGCCCAACCCGGCAACAAGAGCCAAGCTTTCCATGCTCAATACAGTGTCCAAAATCCGTGGCCAGGTGAACAGCCCGGGCTATCCCCAGCCTGAGGGCCTCCTGGGAGAGTGCATGACTAAGTATGGATGTGACATGGGCAAGGAGACCAACTTTG GTGGAGCTCTAATAGACATTGGGGACTCAATGAAGAGAATGGCTGAAATCAAGGACTCTCTGGATATTGACGTGAAGCAGAACTTTATTGACCCACTGCAGGGAGTCGCTGAGAAGGACATCAAAGACATTCAG CACCACCTGAAGAAGCTTGAGGGCCGGCGTCTGGACTACGATTACAAAAAGAAACGTCAAGGTAAAATCCCAGATGAAGAGATCAGACAGGCCCTCGAGAAGTTCCACGAGTCAAAAGAAATGGCTGAAGGCTCCATGCACAACCTGCTGGAAACGGAT GTGGAGCAGGTGAGTCAGCTGTCTTCTTTTGTGGAGTCGATGCTGCAGTACCACAGACAGGCTGCGCAGATCCTAGAGGAGCTTTCTGATAAACTGAGCCAAAG AGTGACTGAAGCTCACTCGCGTCCAAGGCAGAAATACACACCCAAACCCAGACCAGCCTTCGATTACGGAGAGTTAGAAAACTCTAACGGAGGATACTCACCAGCCGCAGCAAGCCCTCCAGCTTACTCTCCGG CTGAGCCATGCTGTAAAGCCATGTATGACTTTGAGCCAGAGAACGAAGGAGAGCTGGGCTTCCACGAGGGCGACACCATCACCTTGGTCAGACAAATCGACGAGAACTGGTTCGAGGGAATGTTGCGGGGCAGAACGGGATTCTTCCCCAATAACTACGTTGAAGTGGTGGTGCCTCTGCCACACTGA
- the LOC104929641 gene encoding endophilin-A2 isoform X1, giving the protein MSVAGFKKQFYKASQLVSEKVGGAEGTKLDEDFKDLERRADVTSKAVVEVITKTSEYLQPNPATRAKLSMLNTVSKIRGQVNSPGYPQPEGLLGECMTKYGCDMGKETNFGGALIDIGDSMKRMAEIKDSLDIDVKQNFIDPLQGVAEKDIKDIQHHLKKLEGRRLDYDYKKKRQGKIPDEEIRQALEKFHESKEMAEGSMHNLLETDVEQVSQLSSFVESMLQYHRQAAQILEELSDKLSQRVTEAHSRPRQKYTPKPRPAFDYGELENSNGGYSPAAASPPAYSPAPAQYPAPSFQRASIKNRPPEPCCKAMYDFEPENEGELGFHEGDTITLVRQIDENWFEGMLRGRTGFFPNNYVEVVVPLPH; this is encoded by the exons ATGTCCGTGGCGGGATTTAAGAAGCAATTTTACAAAGCGAGTCAG TTGGTGAGTGAGAAGGTCGGAGGTGCAGAGGGAACCAAACTGGATGAAGACTTCAAGGACCTCGAGAGG AGAGCAGATGTTACCAGCAAAGCAGTGGTGGAAGTCATCACTAAAACATCAGAGTACCTCCAGCCCAACCCGGCAACAAGAGCCAAGCTTTCCATGCTCAATACAGTGTCCAAAATCCGTGGCCAGGTGAACAGCCCGGGCTATCCCCAGCCTGAGGGCCTCCTGGGAGAGTGCATGACTAAGTATGGATGTGACATGGGCAAGGAGACCAACTTTG GTGGAGCTCTAATAGACATTGGGGACTCAATGAAGAGAATGGCTGAAATCAAGGACTCTCTGGATATTGACGTGAAGCAGAACTTTATTGACCCACTGCAGGGAGTCGCTGAGAAGGACATCAAAGACATTCAG CACCACCTGAAGAAGCTTGAGGGCCGGCGTCTGGACTACGATTACAAAAAGAAACGTCAAGGTAAAATCCCAGATGAAGAGATCAGACAGGCCCTCGAGAAGTTCCACGAGTCAAAAGAAATGGCTGAAGGCTCCATGCACAACCTGCTGGAAACGGAT GTGGAGCAGGTGAGTCAGCTGTCTTCTTTTGTGGAGTCGATGCTGCAGTACCACAGACAGGCTGCGCAGATCCTAGAGGAGCTTTCTGATAAACTGAGCCAAAG AGTGACTGAAGCTCACTCGCGTCCAAGGCAGAAATACACACCCAAACCCAGACCAGCCTTCGATTACGGAGAGTTAGAAAACTCTAACGGAGGATACTCACCAGCCGCAGCAAGCCCTCCAGCTTACTCTCCGG CCCCAGCACAATATCCTGCTCCATCCTTCCAAAGAGCCTCCATCAAGAACAGACCAC CTGAGCCATGCTGTAAAGCCATGTATGACTTTGAGCCAGAGAACGAAGGAGAGCTGGGCTTCCACGAGGGCGACACCATCACCTTGGTCAGACAAATCGACGAGAACTGGTTCGAGGGAATGTTGCGGGGCAGAACGGGATTCTTCCCCAATAACTACGTTGAAGTGGTGGTGCCTCTGCCACACTGA
- the rorcb gene encoding RAR-related orphan receptor C b isoform X1, which produces MLSFVLTAQIEVIPCKICGDKSSGIHYGVITCEGCKGFFRRSQQNNAMYSCSRQRNCLIDRTNRNRCQHCRLQKCLALGMSRDAVKFGRMSKKQRDSLYAEVQKHQKSQECAGSGGGGSTALSLPKEDGVCGSGREDCEEGLSRSYSTGGSSSTLSDLDDIAALPDLFDLPLTPEEASEYCSLELLGGGASTGNTSNSSSSSSSSSSLSNQNSPQQTMLDGADGNGIQLLHTHSHTHALLEHTHALLDHLPDDCSITDLERITQSIVKSHLETCQYSAEDMKRFTWAQYTPEETRAFQNKSAEWMWQQCAHHITNAIQYVVEFAKRIAGFMDLCQNDQIILLKAGCLEVLLIRMCRAFNVNNSTIFFNGKFAPAQFFKALGCDDLVSAVFDLGKGLCRLQLSDEEMALFSAAVLLSPDRTWLTEGQKVQKLQEKVYLALQHSLHKSGASDEKLDKMVSKLPIMKSICNLHIDKLEFFRLIHPETAYSFPPLYREVFGSEMSLPDSTDS; this is translated from the exons ATGTTGTCTTTTGTCCTTACAGCTCAGATCGAGGTCATCCCCTGTAAGATCTGTGGGGACAAGTCCTCAGGAATCCACTATGGAGTCATCACCTGCGAAGGCTGCAAG GGTTTCTTCCGTCGCAGTCAGCAGAACAATGCCATGTACTCTTGTTCCCGCCAGAGGAACTGCCTGATCGACCGAACTAACCGTAACCGCTGCCAGCACTGCCGTCTACAGAAGTGTCTGGCTTTGGGCATGAGTAGAGATG cggTTAAGTTCGGTCGTATGTCTAAGAAACAGCGTGACAGCCTCTACGCTGAGGTGCAGAAACACCAAAAGTCCCAGGAGTGTGCGGGCTCTGGAGGCGGGGGCTCTACAGCTCTGTCCTTGCCCAAGGAGGACGGTGTCTGTGGCAGTGGCAGGGAGGACTGTGAAGAGGGTCTGAGTCGGTCCTATAGCACCGGGGGGTCCAGCTCCACTCTCAGCGACCTGGATGACATTGCGGCACTGCCTGACCTATTTGACCTCCCGCTGACCCCTGAGGAGGCGAGCGAGTACTGCAGCCTGGAGCTGCTCGGCGGAGGGGCCAGCACCGGGAACACCTCCAACTCAtcgtcctcttcttcctcttcctcatccttgTCCAATCAGAATTCCCCACAGCAGACGATGCTGGACGGCGCAGACGGCAATGGGATCCAGCTCCTgcatacacactctcacacacatgcgctgctggaacacacacatgcactgctgGACCATCTGCCTGATGACTGCTCAATAACAGACCTCG agcGCATCACTCAGAGTATTGTTAAGTCTCACTTGGAGACGTGTCAGTACAGCGCTGAAGACATGAAGAGATTCACCTGGGCACAATACACACCGGAGGAAACGCGTGCTTTTCAAAACAAG TCAGCTGAGTGGATGTGGCAGCAGTGCGCACACCACATCACCAATGCCATTCAGTATGTGGTGGAGTTTGCCAAACGCATTGCAGGCTTCATGGACCTCTGCCAGAATGATCAGATTATATTGCTGAAAGCAG GCTGTCTGGAAGTCCTGCTGATACGTATGTGCCGAGCTTTCAACGTCAACAACAGCACCATTTTCTTCAATGGGAAATTTGCCCCGGCACAGTTCTTCAAAGCACTTG GTTGTGATGACCTAGTAAGTGCTGTGTTTGACCTCGGAAAAGGACTCTGTCGTCTACAGCTGTCTGATGAAGAGATGGCTCTGTTTAGTGCTGCCGTCCTTCTATCTCCTG ATCGGACCTGGCTAACAGAAGGCCAAAAGGTTCAGAAACTCCAGGAGAAAGTCTACCTGGCTCTGCAGCACAGTCTACATAAGAGTGGTGCTTCTGACGAGAAACTGGACAAG ATGGTGTCCAAGCTGCCCATAATGAAGTCTATCTGTAACCTCCACATCGATAAACTTGAGTTTTTCCGTTTGATCCACCCAGAGACCGCATACAGTTTCCCACCACTATACCGGGAAGTGTTTGGCAGCGAGATGTCCCTGCCGGACTCCACCGACAGTTAG